The following nucleotide sequence is from Aliidongia dinghuensis.
CGAGACCTTCAATGGCGTGATCGGCCTCGCCCATGCGGGCGCCTCCGCCTCGGGCAGCGGTGGCGCCGACTGCAACGCGCAGATTGAAGTCCAGGCGGATTACGTCCAGTCGCTCAACTCGAAAACGACGACAGGGACCATCGCAATCTGCAACTGCACCGCCCTCGGCATCGCACTGCTGAAATAGAGACACAACCTATTCGAACAGGCCGCAGCAATTTCCAGTTGTTTCGGCGATTTTCTTCGAATCAATTCAGTACTGAGTTGCAGTAGAATACCCTACGTATTTTTCCGGATTTTGATATACTGTAATTTGACTGATAATTGACATCGCGACCAAGAAGCGAACCGGACGGAAAGACCATTCGGATCCGAAGCTGCGGATCCGGCAGGCACGCATGTTTGCGATCGGGGACCGCTCGCTCGTGGTTTCCTGTCGCGCGGTTTCCTGTCGCGCGGTTTCCCGGCCGCGCGGTTCCCGGTTGCGGGGGGCTCTGATCTTGAGGCTGGTTGAGCGTCTTGGTTGGGCAGGTCGCCCTATTGGTACCTTGACGGCCTCCGCGGACACCCAGGCATTCAGCCGGTGTCTTCCGGAGGCCACAGGCATCGCCGATGCTGCAGCCGCACCTTCGCATCCTGCCCCACCGCCCGTAGGAAGGCGTGTCATGCCGAAGCCATCTTGCGGCGCGCAGCAGTTTTTGCAGTCCCGCGCCATAAAAGCGGCAGAGAAAGAGTTGGTCGTCGACACGCCGGCACGGCAGTCGCTCCTGGCCGCGGGCGCCGCGACGAAGCTGTTGCGCACGCATGCGGAGATCTACCGCCAGGGGCAGCGGCTCCAGGATGCCTTCCTCGTTCTCGCCGGATGGGTGGCGCTCGAGATGACGCTGGAGAATGCGGCCCGCCATATTTTCGATCTGGCATTGCCGGGCGATCTCTTGGGTGGATGGCCGGGGCACGAGACCATCTCCGACCATTCTGCGGAATGCCTGACCGAGACGACGCTGTGCGTCATTTCTCCGGCCAACCTATGGCAGCTGGGGGACGCCAACCGGTCGATGTTCGCCAAGATGGCCGACATCCAGTCGATCCGGCTCGGCCGCGCGCATGATCACATCCTGAACATCGCCTGCCGGCCGGCACGCAGTCGCCTTGCGCATTTTGTCGTCGCCGTCTTCCACCGGCTGCGCGGGCGCCTGCCCGACCGGGACGGCGACCGTATGCCACTGCCGCTGAGCCAGGTCCAGCTCGCAGACGCGCTGGCGATAACCCATGTCCATACCTGTCGGCTGCTGCGGCGGTTTCGCGAGGAGGGCATCCTGCGCTTGAGTGCCGGGACCTTGGAAATCCTCGATCACGCCACCCTCATCCACGAGGCCGATTTCGACCCGTCGACGGCCGCGGCGACGCCGATCATCCGCATGGAAGCCGTCCGGGCGAGCTAGGAGCCGCATCGGAACGAGCGGAATCGCTTGGCGATCCGCTCATCCCGTGAATCCGTCTCTAATCAAATAGTTAGAGCGCGGACGCCGCGGGGCCGCATCAGTACCATGTCAGGCCGACGGGCAGCGGCACGATCGCATGCGGTGTCTGCATGGGGATCGACACGCCTGTGACGGGCGTCCCCGAGCCACCCCCCTCCGGCGAGGGCAAGCGGAACGGGAGTGGGTCGAGCACCGGAGAGAACGGCGGTTCGGGAGACGTGAAGCCGGCAAAGGCACCTGCCGTCACGCCATCGAGCGCGTTTGCGTCGAGCACCGCGCGATCGCCGGCGCGCGCGGCGCCGGCAATGGCCGCCAGGGCAACGACGGCCGCCAGGAATTTGATCGACATGATGCGCCTCGTCAGAATTGTTCGCTGCTGCGTTCGAACGCGACCGATCCGATGTCGCGCCCACGGCCGCGCCCCGGATATCCCGCGCGCGGTGATTCGGCGGCCGCGGTGAGGGAGCCGCCGGCCGCTTCCGGGAGTGCCGTGAGGCAATGCGGCCGGCGGCCGGCGTCGGCACTCGCGCCCACGCCTATGCTTGCGCCGGGTTCTCTTGTCGCCGTCGCGCCGAGCGATGGTGGAAGGGACATATCCATCCCCGCCGCGCGCGGCCCGCTCCCGCCGTTCGCATTCATATCGTTCGTACCGGCAAGGACCGCGCCCACGAACGCCCCCTGCAGCGCCAGCGTGGCCGCGAACATCGGCACGAACAGCTTGTTCAGCATTTCGACAAACTCTGTCATCTCGGCGAAATTCGGCCAATTGTCGACGCCGAGCAAAGGAATATGGTCGGGAATTTCTTGGAAGAATTCCCCCACAACTCTTACGTTTTTACTCTATATTAAAATGCAGCAGCCCAGAATTCTGGATATTGCTTACGTGTTGGCGCGTCAGCATGGCCTGCTCGACGAGCGAGGGGCGGCATCCAGAAGTTGCTTGCCTGCCGGCGGCGCGGGCCCGACCATGGCGCCATGCCGAGCCATGACCCGACGAAAGCCAGTGAAGAGTTCTTCCAGGACGCGTCGGCGATCCATCGCCGGGCCATGCAGTCGCTGTTCGACCGGCTCGACCGCCTGTGCGAAGGGGCGATCGCCGTCGACCGGCACGCGCGGGTCGTCTGGGTCAACGAGAAATACGCGACGCTCCTGGGCCTGCCCAGCGCCGAGGCGCCGGTCGGGCGCGACGTCGAGGAGATCATCCCGAACAGCCTGATGCGCCAGGTGGTGCAGACCGGCCAGCCGATCCTGCTCGACATCATGGAGTTCGGCAGTCAGCCCCTGGTCGTGACGCGCATGCCGCTCGAGGACGAGGCCGGCCGGGTGATCGGCGCCGTGGGCTTCGTGCTCTACGACCGGATCCATGCGCTGAAGCCCATGGTCGCGAAATTCATGCAGTTGCAGAACGAGCTGGCCGAGGCGCGCCGGCGGCTGGCAGCCGAGCGCCGGCCGCGCTATTCGCTCGCCGACTATATCGGCAACAGTCCGGCCGTGCTGGAGGTGAAGCGGCTCGCCCGGCGCGCGGCCCAGCAGGACGCGACCGTGCTCCTGACCGGCGAGACCGGCACCGGCAAGGAACTGCTCGCCCAGGCGATCCACGGCTCGTCGCTGCGCAAGGACAAGCCGTTCGTCGCGGTCAATGTCGCGGCCGTGCCCGAGGCGCTGCTCGAGGCCGAATTCTTCGGCACGGCACCCGGCGCCTACACCGGCGCCGACCGCAAGGGACGCGACGGCAAGCTCAAGGTCGCCGACGGCGGCACGCTGTTCCTGGACGAGATCGGCGACATGCCGCTCGACGTGCAGGCGAAGCTCTTGCGCGCGCTCCAGGAGCAGGAGATCGAGCCGCTCGGCGCCAACAAGGTGATCCGGATCGACGTCCGGATCATCGCGGCAACCCATGTCGACCTCGAACGGCTGGTCGAGCAGGGCCGCTTCCGCCCCGACCTCTACTACCGGCTCGACGTGCTCCGCATCGAGCTGCCGCCGCTGCGCCTGATCAAGCCGGACCTCGAAGCGCTGTGCGAGACCTTCCTCGACCAGATCGCTGCCCGGACCGGCACGGCCGTGCGAAGCATCTCGCCCGGTGGGCTGGTCGCCCTCTCGGGGCACCATTGGCCCGGCAATATGCGGGAATTGCGCAACACCATGGAGCGCGCCGCCGCCCTCTCCGACAACCAGCTGCTGACGGAGGAGGACTTCCGCGGCATCCTGCCGAAGCAGGCCGACGGGGCGGCCCCGCCGGCATCCCTGCCGTCCTACGACGAGGCGCTCGCCCTGTTCGAGCGCACAACGCTCTCCACCGCGCTTGCCGCGGCGGGCGGCAAGGCCGCCGAGGCGGCGAAGCTGCTCGGCATGTCCCGGGCGAATTTCTACAAGAAGCTGGCCAAGCTCGGCCTGTCTCAATATTGAGACTGTCGTCTCGCACATGAGACGGCAGAACTGCAACGGCGTCCCCGGCGCAAGAGGCCGTTTACCGTTCCGGGGTGTCTCCGTTTCGAGACCGAACGGCCACTTATGCTCGCCGCTCATGCCTGCCCGTCGAGAATTGTCGCGCGATATCAAAGCACTATAACCACTTGGCGCACCCTTTGCCTTGGCGGCGATACGCTCCCGGAGACGGGAGGACAAGGTCTGCCGTCAAGCGCGGATCCGAGGAACTGGGAGGAGATCAACGTGAGCCTCGTCATTTGCCTGGCGGCCCTCGCCTTTCTGATGTTCGTCGCCTATCGAGGCTACAGCGTCATCCTGTTCGCGCCCGTCGCGGCACTGGGCGCCGTCCTCCTGACCGATCCCTCGGCCGTGGCGCCGATCTTCACCGGCCTGTTCATGGAAAAGATGGTCGGGTTCGTGAAGCTCTATTTCCCGGTCTTCCTGCTCGGCGCCGTGTTCGGCAAGGTGATCGAACTATCGGGCTTCTCGCAATCGATCGTCTCGTCGGTCATCAGCCTCGTCGGCCGCTCGCGCGCCATGCTGTCGATCGTGCTGGTCTGCGCCGTCTTGACCTACGGCGGCGTCTCGCTGTTCGTCGTGGTGTTCGCGGTTTATCCCTTCGCCGCCGAGATGTTCCGCCAGAGCGACATCCCGAAGCGCCTCATCCCCGGCACCATCGCGCTCGGATCCTTCAGCTTCACCATGGATTCGCTGCCCGGCACGCCGCAGATCCAGAACATCATCCCGACCACCTTTTTCAAGACCAACACCTGGGCGGCGCCGACGCTGGGCGTCATCGGCACGCTGTTCATCCTGGGCGCAGGCTTGAGCTATCTCGAATGGCGCCGCCGCGCCGCGGTCCGCGCCGGCGAGGGCTACGGCACCGGCCACACCAACGAGCCGGAGGCACTGCCCCAGGAACGGCTCGCCAACCCCGCCTTGGCCATCCTGCCGCTCATCGCGGTCGGCCTCTTCAACAAGCAGTTCACCGACTTCATCCCGCATGCGTATGGCGCGTCGGCCGACGTGACGCTGACGCCGGGCGCCCATCCGGTGACGCAGCAGGTCTCGCAGGTGACGGCGATCTGGGCCGTCGAAGGGGCGCTCCTCATCGGCATCCTGCTCGTGCTCGCAACTGCCTATCGCCAGGTGGCCGGGCGCTTCGCCGAGGGCAGCAAGGCGGCGGTCGCGGGCGCGCTGCTCGCCGCCATGAACACGGCGTCGGAATACGGCTTCGGCGCGGTCATCGCGGCGCTCCCGGGCTTCCTTGCGATCTCGGACGCGCTGAAGGCGATCCCGAACCCGCTCGTCAACGAGGCGATCTCCGTCACCTCGCTCGCCGGCATCACCGGGTCGGCCTCGGGCGGCATGAGCATCGCGCTCGCCGCCATGTCGGAGCAGTTCATCGCCGCAGCGCAAGCGGCCCATATCCCGATGGAAGTGCTGCACCGCGTCGCCTCCATGGCGTCGGGCGGCATGGATACGCTGCCGCACAACGGCGCCGTCATCACGCTGCTGGCGGTCACCGGCCTGACGCATCGCCAGTCCTACAAGGACATCTTCGCCGTCACCTGCTTGAAGACGATGGCCGTCTTCGTCGTGATCCTGACCTACTATGTGACCGGCATCGTCTGACCAACTGAACCATAAACAGATCGGGCGACGGCCCGACGAGGGGAGGCATCCATGCACAGGCCCATCCATCCCCTGTTGCCGGCGCTGCGCGGCGCGGATCGCGGCAAGCTCGTCGCCGCCCATGACGCGGTGCGCCTCATCCGCGATGGCGACACGATCGCGACCGGCGGCTTCGTCGGCATCGGCTTTGCCGAAGGCATCGCGATCGCCCTCGAGGAGCTCTATCTCTCGACCGAGGAGCATCACCTCCAGGCAACCGGCAAGCCCAAGAACCTGACGCTCGTCTATGCCGCGGGCCAGGGCGACGGCAAGGAGCGCGGCCTCAACCATTGGGGCCACGAGGGGCTGGTCAGGCGGGTGATCGGCGGCCATTGGGGGCTGGTGCCGCAGCTGCAGCGCCTCGCCATCTCGAACCAGATCGAGGCCTACAACCTGCCGCAAGGCGTCATCTCGCACCTGTTCCGCGATATTGCGGCGCACCGACCGGGGCACCTGACGCGGGTCGGCCTCGGCACCTTCGTCGACCCGCGCTTCGGCGGCGGCAAGATGAACGAGCGGACGACCGAGGACCTGGTCGAGCTCGTGAACCTCGGCGGCCAGGAGGCGCTGCTCTACAAATGCTTCCCGATCGACGTCGGCGTCATCCGGGCGACCACGGCCGACCTGCAGGGCAACCTCACCATGGAGCGCGAGGCGTTGACGCTCGAGGTGCTGGCGATCGCCATGGCGGCGCATAATTCCGGCGGCGTGGTCATCGCCCAGGTCGAGCGCATCGCCGACAGCGGCTCACTCAACCCGCGCCAGGTCAAGGTGCCGGGCGTCCTCGTCGATTGCGTGGTGGTGGCGGAGAAGCCGGAACACCATTGGCAGACCTTCGCCGTCGCCTACAACCCGGCCTTCAGCGGCGAGATCAAGGCGCCGCTCGTGGGGGCTGCGGGCCATGCAGCATCCGCCCCGCTCGACGAGCGCAAGATCATCGCCCGGCGCGCCAGTCTCGAGCTGCTGCCGAACAGCGTCGTCAACCTCGGCATCGGCATGCCCGAGGGGGTCGCGACCGTGGCGCATGAGGAAAAGATCATCGACCTGATCACGCTCACGGCCGAGCCGGGCGTGATCGGCGGCATTCCGGCCGGCGGCCTCAATTTCGGCGCCGCCGTCAACACTGAGGCGGTGATCGACCAGCCCTACCAGTTCGATTTCTACGACGGTGGCGGCCTCGACCTCGCCTTCCTGGGCTTGGCGCAAGCCGACCAGGCCGGCAACCTCAACGTCTCGCGCTTCGGCCGCAAGCTCGCCGGCGCCGGCGGCTTCATCAACATCAGCCAGAACGCCAAGAAGGTCGTGTTCGTCGGCACGTTCACCGCGGGCGGCCTGCGCATCGCGATCGAGGACGGTGAGATCCGCATCCTGGCGGAAGGCCGCGACCGCAAGTTCGTGCGCGAGGTCGAGCATCGCACCTTCAGCGGCGCCTATGCCCGCGAGCGGCAGCAGCCGGTCTTCTACGTGACGGAGCGCTGCGTCTTCACGCTCGGCGACGCAGGGCTGGAACTGGTCGAGATCGCGCCGGGCATCGACCTCGAACGGGATATCCTGGCGCACATGGATTTCGTCCCGGGGATGCCGGTGGCGCCGCGCCTCATGGACCCGTACCTCTTCCGCGACGCGCCCATGGGGCTGCGCGAGACGCTGCTCGCCGTGCCGCTCGAAGAGCGCTTCATCTACGACCCGCAGCAGAACCTGTTCTTCATCAATTTCGAGGGGCTGACAGTGCGCACGGCCGCCGAGGTCGAGCGGATCCGGGCGATCGTGGCAGAGCGGATCGAGCCGTTCGGCCACAAGGTCTACGCCGTCGTGAATTACGACAATTGCAGCATCCTGCCGGACGTGCTCGACCTCTATTCCGCGATGGTCAAGGACCTGACGGACCGGTTCTATTCGAACGTCACGCGCTACACGACGAGCGGCTTCCTGCGCGTCAAGCTCGGCGACGCGCTGAGCCGCCGGCATGTCGCCCCGCACATCTACGAGACGGCGGAAGAGGCGCGCCGGCACCTCGAGGCCTTCGAGCAGGATGTGGCGATATAACGGGGCGGCCTAACGCGCGGGCGCCACGTCGATCTTGCCCGTCATGCCGAACAGCGCATGCAGGAAGTGCGTGCATTCCAGGCTATAGGTCCCGGGCGTCGTCGGCAGGAGCAGGAGATCCGCCGTTTCGCCCTTGGCGAGGTTGACCTTGCCCCCGTCGGGCGCGCGGCCGCCGGCCGGATAGGCGGCCGCGGCGAAAAACGCCGGCGCCGAGAAATCATGCGCGCCGCTGCCGTTGTTGACCAGGCGCAGCCGCACCGGCGTCCGCTCCTGCAGGGCAAGCTTGGCGGGCGAGAAGGCGAAATCGGTCATGAGGACCGGGATCGTCTGGGCACGGCTCCAGTCGACGTCTGACGCCGCCGTGGCTTGCGGGCCGACCGGCCCGGTGGACGGTTCCGAGGAGCAGGCCGCAACAAGCAGCATCAGGCCGATCAGCGCCCGTCGTGCGATCAATCGTTTCGCCATGCGATCCTCAGAAGCTCCGCTCGATGGTGAGCGCGAAGAAATCATAGTAGGACAGCCGTCGCCGGGCGCCGACCGGATCGAACGGCGTGAAGTCGTTCTTGCTGTGACCGAAATAGTGGGTGAAGCCCAGGGACGCTTTCCAGCTCTGCCGGAGCGTCGCCGTGACGGCAATGCCGACGTCGCCCGTGCCGCGGTTCATCGCCGGGTCGGTCTCCGACAAGCCCAGGAAATTGTAGCCGACCTGGACCGGCACCGTGAGGTCGAGGCCGGGCAGCACCTGGAAGAACCGCGGCGCGAACATTGTGCGGAATGCCGCGGCATCCGCCGTGCGGCCAGGGATGAGCCGGGTGGAATTGGCCGTGACCTCGAGCAGGCGATTGGCCGCGATCTCGGTGCTCCAGCGCGCGCCGCCCGGAATGCCGGGCAAGGGCGGCGTCTCGGTGGTCCAGGAGAGCTGGGCATGCAGCGTATCACCCAGCGGATAGAGCGCATGGGCGTTGTTGTCGGCCGCGACGCCGGGCGGGACCAGGATGCCGCCGTTGACCAGCGGCATGCCGCGCCGGGCCGATAGTTCGGCGGCGAAATTGCCGTCGCCGAGCGGCCCCGCGATGCTCGCACCGAAGCTTTCGATGCCCTTCGGGTATGCCAAGCGATAGCGCCCGGCCGAAGGATCGACGTAGAGCTCCGGCTCCTTCGCATTGTAGCTCAAGGCGGCGAGCGCGTAGTCGAATTCGCCGTGAGTCCATTTGACCGTGACGCCGAATTGGTCGCTGGAGCCCGGCGTCTGGTCCTGGGCGCGGCGGAAGAGCTGCGGCCCTGCGCCCGGGACGGTGAGCCCGATCGTCTCAGCGTCGCGCTGGGTCAGGATCTGGGCGGCGCTCGCATAGGCGCCGTAAGGGGCGATCAGGCTGCGGCGCCATTCGAATTGGTAGAACGCGGCGAGTGCCACCCCGGGCGCGGGCTGCCAGCTCACCGAGCCCTGGCCGACCGGCAGGAACGGACTGTTCGCCCGATCGTAGCCGCTCGGCTGGTAGAGATACGTGTCGACGGGCGCCTGCCCCGCCGCGATGCCGTTTTCCGGGAAGAACAGGCTTTCGCCCCAGAGCAGCGTGTGCCGGCCCAGGCGGAACGACAGGAGCTGATCCTCGTCCCGCGCGATCGTGCCGTAGAGGAAGGCGTCGCGCAGCGCCACCTCATGGTCGCGCGCATAACCGTCGCGCAGGATGAAATACTGGTGCGCAGGGGCCGCCGCCGACTGCGCCGTCTCGGGCGCCGTCTCGGGCGCGTATTCGGTCGCGAAACGATCGTAGACCGGGTCGTACCAGGCATCACCGCTCGCCCTGAGCCCGAAGCCGCGATAGGCGACGTCGAGTTCCGACTGCCAGGTCGCGCGCGCGGACGTGAAGCCGTACCGCCGGCCGCAGCCCGCCTCCCCCGTCCCGAACGCCCGGGCATAGGCGCTCGCCAGATAACAGCCGCCGCCGTCACTGGCGTCCCCGGAATTCGGCTGGAACATCGTGCCCAGCACCAGCGAATTGTCCCAGCTGAGATCGACGGCCGTGCCGGTGTCGATCTCAGCCGCGGCGAGCGGCGCCGTCACGAGCAGCCCGAGTGCCGCGAGACCGGTGCCGAGCCGAGCGGTCATGCTGCAGCTCGCGAGCGATAGTGTGCACAATAGTTTACGGGACCGCCGGCCTCTATAGTGTCCCGCCCGCACGCCGGCCGGGCCCGCATCGAGGACGATCCATGGCGACATCCGCCGTTCTTGCCGCAGCGGCGCTGAGCCTGCTGCTCGTCTGCGGCAGCCGCGGATACGCCGCCGTCAGCGCGGAGGAGGCGGCGGCGCTGCACTCGACGCTGACACCCATGGGCGCCGAGCGGGCGGGGAGTGCCGACGGCCAGATCCCGGCCTGGACCGGCGGCTACACGACCGTGCCGCCCGGCTATGTCGAAGGGGCGCCGCGGCCCGATCCTTTCGCTGACGAGCGGCCAATTCTCACGATCACCGCAGCGAACTACAAGGACCATGCCGAAGCACTGCCGGAAGGGCAGAAAGCCCTCTTCGAGAAGTTCCCGGACTATCGCATGGAGGTCTATCCGACCCATCGTACGGCAGCGGCGCCGAGCGCGGTCTATGACGCGATCTTCGCCAACGCGACGCGCGCCCATGCCGCACCGGAAGGCATCGCCTATGGCGTGGAGGGGGCCGCGGGCGGCATTCCCTTTCCGATCCCGAAGGACGGCTTCGAGGCGATCTGGAACCATCTTCTCGCCTTTTGGGGTGCCGCGCGGGAGGACAGCATACGCAACTACTTCGTGGCGGCAGGCGGCACGCGGGAACTGACCAACCAATATCGGGAGATCGTTGATTTCCCATACTACTATCCCGGCGCCACCCCGGATAGCTTCGGCCCTTACTATTTCAAGCGCCGCGAGCTCACGAACGCGCCGGCCGATCTCGCGGGCCGCGGTTATCTGCTCCTGCAGCCGAACAACATGGCGCGCGATCACCTGCAGGCCTGGCAATACCTGCCCGGCGAGCGGCGCGTGCGGAAGTCGCCCTCGCTCGCCTACGACACGCCGACGCCAGACGGGGCGGGCATCGAGAGCTTCGACGATTATTACGTCTTCAGCGGCAGTCCGGACCGCTACCAGTTCCGGCTCATCGGCAAGCGGGAAATGTACATCCCCTACAACAACAACCGCTTCTATCTGAAGCCGGTGGCCGCGGTCGCCGGTCCCCAGCACGCGGCCCCCGACGCGCTGCGCTACGAGCTGCATCGCGTCTGGGTCGTCGATGCGGTACTGGCGCCGGGCCATCGCCACGTCGCGCCCCATCGCCGCTTCTATCTGGATGAGGACACCTGGTTCGCCGTCTATTGCGATGCGTGGGACGCCGACGGACGGCTGTGGAAATTCAGTCACGGGACCATGTATCTCGTACCGGACCTGCCCGCCGTCGTGCTCGGCAGCGAGTTCATCTACGACCTCCTGGGCGGCGGCTATCTCTTGAGCTTCACCTTCAACGACGAGCCGGTCCAGTTCAAGGAGACGGCAGCGCACCCACCCAGCGACTTCACGCCCGAGACGCTCGCGGTGACCGGCGAGCGGTGAGCGAGATTAGAAATTGAGGTCCGCATAGGTCAGGCTCGCGACGCGCAGGATCTCCTCCGACGACATTTCGCCGACCATGACCGCGCTCAGGTCGTCGTTCTGCCAGATGCAGATCCGGGTCGCCCCGGACTGGCGGAGCTCGAAGCCATCGGCGCCGGTCGGCCCGTGCAGATAGACCGTGAAGCGCCGGCCGCGCCCGTCGCGATAGCTGAGCTCGAGGGCGCGCCGGGCCTGCGGGTCGCCATAGATGCCGACCGCATCGAGCGCGAACCCCGCCTTCTCGAGGTTCGGTGTCTTGACCGGCACCTTGAGCGCCGCGCTGAGGAGCTGATCCCGGGCCGCCGGAGGCGGCAAGGTCGAGCCGGCGAGCGTCTCGGCCGGCCGCTCGGCGCCGTCCCGCGCGGCGATCGCCTCGGCGACCAGCCGGTCGGCGGGAGCACTCCGGAGCAGCGGCGCGCCAAACCAGCCGAGAGCGGCCAGCACCGCGGCGGCAGCGATCGCCCACGCGGCGGGCCGTAGCCAGCCTCTCTGCCGGACCTGCGGCTGTTGCCGGATGGTGGTCCGCGCTATCGCCTCGCCGAGCGCCGCCGGCAGGGGTTCTTCCGCAAGCCGCCCATAGATGCGTGCGATCTGCGCCTTGTCCGCCCGGAGGGCCGCGACCCGCGCCGCGAGCACCGGCCGAGCGGCCAGCGCAGCCGCGATGTCGGCCGCGCGCGCCGGGTCGAGCTCGCCGTCAATGAACGCGTTCAGATCCTCGTCCGGAATCATCTGTTCCTGCATCATCAATCCTCCGCCGTTTCGACGGAATGGGAGGGACCGGCCGGGACTCCGTTGGACGGAGACGGTGGCCGACCGTCCGCCAGCTCGAGCCGGCCGCGCAGCTGGGCGCGCGCCCGCGCGAGCCTCGACATGACCGTGCCGACCGGGATGTCGAGCGTCGCTGCAACCTCGCGATAGCTGAGGCCCTCGAGCCCGACCAGCAGCAGCACCTCGCGATGCTCGACACTGAGCTCGTTCATCGCCCGCACGAAATCCATGGCCGCGGTCCGTTCGCCGGGCGGCAGGCTCATGGCGAGCGAATTCGCCGTCTGCTCCAGTTCGACCATCGTGCCGCGGCTGCGCTGCTCATTGAGCGCGCTCATATAGAGATTATAGAGAATCGTCCGCAGCCAGCCGAAAATCCGTGAACGATCCTGCAACGTCCCGCTGTAGCGCAGCGCGCGTTCCGCGCAATCCTGGACCAGATCCTCCGCCATCGCCCGATTGCCGACCAGTGCGATTGCATAGCGATGGAGGCGCGGCAGCTCCTTCAGCAGCCGGGCGGGAAAGTCCATCGCCTCCCCGTCGCCTCGACCATCGTCAGCCCCATTGCCTGTACCTGGGCCAGTACCTGGGCCAATACCGGGCGCGGCATCGCCGTTGCTCCGCCGACGGCCCGGGAAACGATAGATCATGCCTCGGCCCCGCGACAGATCGACATACTCGGCACCCTGGAAACCGACCGCAACCAATCGCGGTCCCTTCCGCTCTTGGACGGTAAAATAGCGCAATCTATTCCATAGGCTCGCGTCATCGTCGCGAACCCCGGCAGCGGCTCCCGGCCTGATCGGCCGCGCTCCCAGGGTCCCGCAAAGCGGCGATAGGGTGCATTATGGGGAGCAGGCGGGTGACCCGGAAGTCACGAACCCGAAGGACGAGGTGATGCCATGGCCTTCGACGAGCCCCTCTTCGAGGACCGGCGCGATGCGGGGCGGCAACTTGCCCGGTCGCTTAGCCATTTGAAGGCGCTCAGCCATTTGAAGTCGCCTGATCAGCAGAACACGCCAGGCGAAGCACCGGCCGTGCTGGCATTGCCCCGCGGCGGCGTGCCCGTCGCCTACGAGATCGCGGCAGCGCTCGACGGCGTGCTCGGTCTCGTGCTCGTCCGCAAGATCGGCGCGCCTGGAAATCGGGAGCTGGCGCTGGGCGCGGTCGTTGGCGGCCCCCATCCGCACCTGGTGCTGAACGAGAAGCTGGTGCAGCTTCTGGAACCGCCGGCCGAGTTCATCGCCGGATCGAAGGAACGCGCGCTCGAGGAGATCGAACGGCGGCGCCGGCTCTATCTGGGCGATGCGCCGGCGCTCGAGACCGCCGGACGCCTCGTCATCCTCGTCGATGACGGGATTGCGACCGGCGCCACGGCAAAGGCGGCGCTCGCCGGCATCGCGCAGAGCCAGCCGGCACGGCTTGTCCTGGCCGTACCGGTCGCCCCGCCGTCAACAACACGGGAACTGCGCGACCTCTGCGACGAGCTCGTCTGCCTCGCGACACCCGAG
It contains:
- a CDS encoding Crp/Fnr family transcriptional regulator, whose translation is MPKPSCGAQQFLQSRAIKAAEKELVVDTPARQSLLAAGAATKLLRTHAEIYRQGQRLQDAFLVLAGWVALEMTLENAARHIFDLALPGDLLGGWPGHETISDHSAECLTETTLCVISPANLWQLGDANRSMFAKMADIQSIRLGRAHDHILNIACRPARSRLAHFVVAVFHRLRGRLPDRDGDRMPLPLSQVQLADALAITHVHTCRLLRRFREEGILRLSAGTLEILDHATLIHEADFDPSTAAATPIIRMEAVRAS
- a CDS encoding sigma-54 interaction domain-containing protein, with the translated sequence MPSHDPTKASEEFFQDASAIHRRAMQSLFDRLDRLCEGAIAVDRHARVVWVNEKYATLLGLPSAEAPVGRDVEEIIPNSLMRQVVQTGQPILLDIMEFGSQPLVVTRMPLEDEAGRVIGAVGFVLYDRIHALKPMVAKFMQLQNELAEARRRLAAERRPRYSLADYIGNSPAVLEVKRLARRAAQQDATVLLTGETGTGKELLAQAIHGSSLRKDKPFVAVNVAAVPEALLEAEFFGTAPGAYTGADRKGRDGKLKVADGGTLFLDEIGDMPLDVQAKLLRALQEQEIEPLGANKVIRIDVRIIAATHVDLERLVEQGRFRPDLYYRLDVLRIELPPLRLIKPDLEALCETFLDQIAARTGTAVRSISPGGLVALSGHHWPGNMRELRNTMERAAALSDNQLLTEEDFRGILPKQADGAAPPASLPSYDEALALFERTTLSTALAAAGGKAAEAAKLLGMSRANFYKKLAKLGLSQY
- a CDS encoding GntP family permease gives rise to the protein MSLVICLAALAFLMFVAYRGYSVILFAPVAALGAVLLTDPSAVAPIFTGLFMEKMVGFVKLYFPVFLLGAVFGKVIELSGFSQSIVSSVISLVGRSRAMLSIVLVCAVLTYGGVSLFVVVFAVYPFAAEMFRQSDIPKRLIPGTIALGSFSFTMDSLPGTPQIQNIIPTTFFKTNTWAAPTLGVIGTLFILGAGLSYLEWRRRAAVRAGEGYGTGHTNEPEALPQERLANPALAILPLIAVGLFNKQFTDFIPHAYGASADVTLTPGAHPVTQQVSQVTAIWAVEGALLIGILLVLATAYRQVAGRFAEGSKAAVAGALLAAMNTASEYGFGAVIAALPGFLAISDALKAIPNPLVNEAISVTSLAGITGSASGGMSIALAAMSEQFIAAAQAAHIPMEVLHRVASMASGGMDTLPHNGAVITLLAVTGLTHRQSYKDIFAVTCLKTMAVFVVILTYYVTGIV
- a CDS encoding acyl CoA:acetate/3-ketoacid CoA transferase, whose product is MHRPIHPLLPALRGADRGKLVAAHDAVRLIRDGDTIATGGFVGIGFAEGIAIALEELYLSTEEHHLQATGKPKNLTLVYAAGQGDGKERGLNHWGHEGLVRRVIGGHWGLVPQLQRLAISNQIEAYNLPQGVISHLFRDIAAHRPGHLTRVGLGTFVDPRFGGGKMNERTTEDLVELVNLGGQEALLYKCFPIDVGVIRATTADLQGNLTMEREALTLEVLAIAMAAHNSGGVVIAQVERIADSGSLNPRQVKVPGVLVDCVVVAEKPEHHWQTFAVAYNPAFSGEIKAPLVGAAGHAASAPLDERKIIARRASLELLPNSVVNLGIGMPEGVATVAHEEKIIDLITLTAEPGVIGGIPAGGLNFGAAVNTEAVIDQPYQFDFYDGGGLDLAFLGLAQADQAGNLNVSRFGRKLAGAGGFINISQNAKKVVFVGTFTAGGLRIAIEDGEIRILAEGRDRKFVREVEHRTFSGAYARERQQPVFYVTERCVFTLGDAGLELVEIAPGIDLERDILAHMDFVPGMPVAPRLMDPYLFRDAPMGLRETLLAVPLEERFIYDPQQNLFFINFEGLTVRTAAEVERIRAIVAERIEPFGHKVYAVVNYDNCSILPDVLDLYSAMVKDLTDRFYSNVTRYTTSGFLRVKLGDALSRRHVAPHIYETAEEARRHLEAFEQDVAI
- a CDS encoding cupredoxin domain-containing protein, whose translation is MAKRLIARRALIGLMLLVAACSSEPSTGPVGPQATAASDVDWSRAQTIPVLMTDFAFSPAKLALQERTPVRLRLVNNGSGAHDFSAPAFFAAAAYPAGGRAPDGGKVNLAKGETADLLLLPTTPGTYSLECTHFLHALFGMTGKIDVAPAR